A stretch of the Cryptosporangium minutisporangium genome encodes the following:
- a CDS encoding PQQ-binding-like beta-propeller repeat protein, whose amino-acid sequence MRQRALLAVVLLVLLMTAACGGDSDDAPDDDPSSSRPPAAAPAPKRFDPPARFASEGQTLAKAPRRGGALGKPEVAAVFVGSTLVYVDESSLAGIDVVTGDDRWVTPMPGVTIAESTQIATPILYEDRIYVAAAMTVPDGPRVSSHRAISLAAVDPSTGAEVWTATIEALPGDPVQDVRLVGVTADSIVLDTSTTTYVVDPQTRRTRWQTQFFEPTVVDGTVVAGQLGEDATETKTRTVGLRLTDGVQLWSSAAAAQQGRSFPLGPGLMAVHGRDFASAEPFFDFLDPATGESRYPGDSDELSALQSCWFDGRTLVVCAATGTRTVAVGYNWSDLAEIWELPVGDRAAPRVTGAWHGAVYGLLKGKPVTLDGRSGAVRTNAAGAAPALVNEYAGVSAESGSLRLFPALA is encoded by the coding sequence GTGCGCCAGAGAGCTCTGCTCGCGGTGGTGTTACTCGTGCTCCTGATGACTGCGGCGTGCGGCGGAGACTCGGATGACGCCCCGGACGACGACCCGTCCAGCTCCCGCCCGCCCGCCGCCGCCCCCGCGCCCAAGCGCTTCGATCCACCGGCCAGGTTCGCCAGCGAGGGCCAGACGCTCGCCAAAGCTCCCCGCCGGGGCGGAGCGCTGGGCAAACCGGAGGTGGCCGCGGTCTTCGTCGGCAGCACCCTGGTCTACGTCGACGAGTCCTCGCTCGCCGGCATCGACGTGGTCACCGGCGACGACCGCTGGGTCACTCCGATGCCGGGTGTGACGATCGCGGAGTCCACCCAGATCGCGACTCCCATCCTCTACGAGGACCGGATCTACGTCGCGGCGGCGATGACGGTGCCGGACGGCCCTCGGGTGTCCAGCCACCGGGCGATCTCGCTGGCCGCGGTGGACCCCTCCACCGGCGCGGAAGTGTGGACCGCCACGATCGAAGCGCTGCCGGGCGATCCGGTCCAGGACGTGCGGTTGGTCGGCGTCACGGCGGACTCGATCGTGCTGGACACCTCGACGACCACCTACGTCGTCGATCCGCAGACCCGGCGCACCCGCTGGCAGACCCAGTTCTTCGAACCGACGGTCGTCGACGGCACGGTGGTGGCCGGTCAGCTCGGTGAGGACGCCACCGAAACGAAGACCAGGACGGTCGGCCTGCGGCTGACCGATGGTGTGCAGCTCTGGTCCAGTGCGGCGGCGGCGCAGCAGGGCCGGTCGTTCCCGCTGGGGCCCGGCTTGATGGCGGTCCACGGGCGGGACTTCGCCAGCGCGGAGCCGTTCTTCGATTTCCTCGACCCGGCCACCGGCGAGAGTCGCTACCCGGGCGACAGCGACGAACTCAGCGCGCTCCAGAGCTGCTGGTTCGACGGTCGGACGCTGGTCGTCTGCGCGGCGACCGGCACCCGTACGGTCGCGGTCGGCTACAACTGGTCCGACCTGGCGGAGATCTGGGAACTCCCGGTCGGCGACCGGGCTGCCCCTCGCGTCACCGGGGCTTGGCACGGAGCCGTCTACGGCCTGTTGAAAGGCAAGCCGGTCACTCTGGACGGACGATCCGGAGCCGTCCGCACCAACGCCGCCGGGGCGGCGCCCGCTCTGGTCAACGAATACGCGGGGGTGTCCGCCGAGTCCGGATCGTTGCGATTGTTTCCGGCTCTGGCCTAG
- a CDS encoding recombinase family protein produces MTAGVRELSPAESHGAGRHGFAAPVTLPATPTAPTAWPPPLVVAPEEHPDATRLLAALDRASPVRQPEPEPPRSEVSRVVVGYLRATSAPSDPLVALARKTDDLDDDVTAPLVAAIAQYARERGLTLLRVHRDDVTDDDARRPGFSACLRHLYLREASAIVVPTWDHLAPNDVLRRALCHNATSAGGTIQVIDPTAG; encoded by the coding sequence ATGACCGCAGGGGTTCGCGAGTTGAGCCCGGCCGAGTCGCACGGCGCAGGACGGCACGGCTTCGCCGCGCCGGTCACGCTTCCGGCGACACCCACCGCACCGACCGCCTGGCCGCCGCCGCTGGTCGTCGCCCCGGAAGAACATCCGGACGCCACCCGGCTGCTCGCCGCGCTCGACCGGGCGTCCCCCGTTCGGCAGCCGGAGCCCGAGCCGCCCCGCAGCGAGGTCTCCCGCGTGGTCGTGGGGTATCTACGGGCGACGTCGGCCCCGAGCGATCCGCTCGTCGCGCTGGCACGGAAGACCGACGACCTCGACGACGACGTGACCGCACCGCTGGTGGCGGCCATCGCCCAGTACGCCCGCGAACGTGGCCTGACGCTGCTCCGCGTGCACCGCGACGACGTCACCGACGACGACGCACGGCGCCCCGGGTTCTCCGCCTGCCTCCGCCACCTCTACCTGCGCGAGGCGTCGGCGATCGTGGTGCCGACCTGGGATCACCTGGCACCGAACGACGTCCTCCGTCGGGCGCTGTGCCACAACGCGACGTCGGCGGGCGGCACGATCCAGGTCATCGACCCGACAGCCGGGTAA
- a CDS encoding response regulator, with protein MTEYSSPPPFEVLIVDDDAGDVMIIEEALATHGIGSTLHVVPDGVVAMQFLRREGTYEDAPRPHLVLLDLNMPRKSGREVLEELKLDESLASIPVVVLTTSAADEDILRSYDLHANAYVTKPVDFAEFENVVVQIEQFYGQTAQLPGRRR; from the coding sequence ATGACTGAGTACTCTTCGCCCCCACCCTTCGAGGTATTGATCGTCGACGACGACGCGGGCGACGTCATGATCATCGAAGAGGCGCTGGCCACCCACGGCATCGGCAGCACGCTGCACGTCGTGCCGGACGGCGTCGTCGCCATGCAGTTCCTCCGGCGCGAGGGCACCTACGAGGACGCGCCGCGACCCCATCTCGTACTGCTGGACCTGAACATGCCGCGCAAGAGCGGGCGGGAAGTGCTGGAGGAGCTGAAGCTCGACGAGTCGCTCGCCAGCATCCCGGTCGTGGTGCTGACCACGTCGGCCGCGGACGAAGACATCCTGCGCTCCTACGACCTGCACGCGAACGCGTACGTCACCAAGCCGGTCGACTTCGCCGAGTTCGAAAACGTCGTAGTGCAGATCGAGCAGTTCTACGGACAGACAGCCCAACTCCCCGGCCGTCGCCGGTAG
- a CDS encoding DUF397 domain-containing protein, with amino-acid sequence MANIDLTYAPWRKSTASTGNGNCVEVALMESVVAVRDTKDRRGPALVLPAAGWRSFINGAKSGEFDLN; translated from the coding sequence ATGGCAAACATCGATCTCACTTACGCTCCGTGGCGCAAGAGCACTGCGAGCACGGGGAACGGCAACTGTGTCGAGGTTGCTCTGATGGAGTCTGTCGTTGCGGTGCGTGACACGAAGGACCGGCGTGGACCGGCTCTGGTGCTCCCCGCAGCCGGCTGGCGCTCGTTCATCAACGGCGCCAAGTCCGGCGAGTTCGACCTGAACTGA
- a CDS encoding sensor domain-containing phosphodiesterase, translated as MTDNRPAPLATQPQSSLRSAAKALPSDDGALRVVPRPGSIAAQARQGAVGAVRPSRADRAANRFPTIHDVIDARAIFPVFQPLVRADDRALMGYEALSRGPVGTPWENPAALFAAAAEVGRLTELDWACRARIGRAAIAAGLDRSTALFVNAEPLAASTPCPDDLLPAIREAERRLHLVIEMTERSIAADPAGLLTAASTLRAAGCSIALDDVGAIPASLALMPLLDPDVIKLDMHLLRHPHDLSTARVVNSVIAQAERSGAAILAEGVETSTHLATARTMGASIVQGWLTGRPGPLPTERAPSLPPERLYRGMPQAPAGTPFQILSSCRPARRASKDSLLAISKYLETKGLDSEEPPVVLACFQHDRFLTPTTRQRFARLAESAGLVAALGEGVAIEPAPGVRGAVLDAQDPLRHEWNVVVVGPHFAGALVARDVGDDGPDAERRFDYVLTYERSLVLRAARALVGWLAPVPPDHYR; from the coding sequence GTGACCGACAACCGTCCCGCCCCGCTCGCGACCCAGCCGCAGTCCTCGCTGCGCTCCGCCGCCAAGGCGCTGCCCAGCGACGACGGCGCGCTCCGAGTCGTGCCGCGTCCCGGGTCGATCGCGGCGCAGGCCCGGCAGGGAGCGGTCGGTGCGGTGCGGCCGAGCCGAGCCGACCGCGCGGCGAACCGGTTCCCCACCATCCACGACGTGATCGACGCCCGCGCGATCTTTCCGGTGTTCCAGCCGCTGGTCCGCGCCGACGACCGGGCGCTGATGGGGTACGAGGCTCTGAGCCGGGGCCCGGTCGGCACGCCGTGGGAGAACCCCGCCGCGCTCTTCGCGGCCGCCGCCGAGGTGGGTCGGCTGACCGAGCTGGACTGGGCGTGCCGCGCCCGGATCGGCCGCGCCGCGATCGCCGCCGGGCTCGACCGGTCCACCGCGCTGTTCGTCAACGCCGAGCCGCTCGCCGCGTCCACCCCCTGCCCCGACGACCTGCTGCCCGCGATCCGGGAGGCCGAGCGTCGTCTGCACCTGGTCATCGAGATGACCGAGCGTTCGATCGCCGCCGACCCCGCGGGCCTGCTCACGGCCGCATCGACGCTCCGGGCGGCCGGCTGCAGCATCGCGCTGGACGACGTCGGCGCGATCCCGGCATCGCTCGCCCTGATGCCGCTGCTCGACCCCGACGTCATCAAGCTGGACATGCACCTGCTGCGGCATCCGCACGACCTGTCGACGGCCCGCGTCGTGAACAGCGTGATCGCGCAGGCGGAGCGGTCCGGCGCAGCGATCCTCGCCGAGGGCGTCGAGACCTCGACGCACCTCGCGACCGCCCGCACGATGGGTGCGTCGATCGTGCAGGGCTGGCTGACCGGGCGGCCGGGGCCGCTGCCGACCGAGCGCGCACCGTCGCTGCCGCCCGAGCGCCTCTACCGGGGCATGCCCCAGGCGCCGGCCGGCACCCCGTTCCAGATCCTGTCGTCCTGCCGTCCGGCGCGGCGGGCGTCGAAGGACTCGCTGCTCGCGATCAGCAAGTACCTGGAGACCAAGGGCCTGGACAGCGAGGAGCCGCCGGTCGTCCTCGCGTGCTTCCAGCACGACCGGTTCCTGACGCCGACGACCAGGCAGCGGTTCGCCCGGCTCGCCGAGTCGGCCGGTCTGGTCGCAGCTCTCGGCGAGGGCGTGGCGATCGAGCCGGCGCCGGGTGTCCGGGGCGCTGTGCTGGATGCGCAAGACCCGCTCCGGCACGAGTGGAACGTCGTGGTGGTCGGTCCGCACTTCGCCGGTGCGCTGGTGGCCCGCGACGTCGGCGACGACGGACCGGACGCCGAGCGTCGCTTCGACTACGTGCTGACCTACGAGCGCTCGCTGGTACTACGCGCGGCCCGCGCTCTGGTGGGCTGGCTCGCTCCCGTGCCGCCGGACCATTACCGCTGA
- the lpdA gene encoding dihydrolipoyl dehydrogenase, whose amino-acid sequence MSTHFDVVVLGAGPGGYVAAIRAAQLGKKVAIIEKQYWGGVCLNVGCIPSKALLRNAELAYIFQNEAKQFGITVDGTVSVDFKPAFDRSRKVADGRVKGVHFLMKKNKIQQFHGWGTFTDANTIEVALNDGGSETVTFDNAIIAAGATTRLLPGTQLSERVVTYEEQILTDNLPESIVIAGAGAIGVEFAYVMRNYGVDVTIVEFLDRLVPLEDVEVSTELAKRYKKLGIKVLTSTRVESIDDSGERVKVVVSKDGQQQTLETDKVLQAIGFSPRTEGYGLEKVGVKLTERGAIDVDEFCRTNVPHVYAIGDGTAKLMLAHAAEAMGIIAAETIAGAETMSLDYVMIPRATYCQPQIASFGYTEAQAREKGYDVQVAKFPFTANAKAHGLGDPGGFVKILSDAKYGELLGAHMIGPDVTELLPELTLAQQWDLTVHEVARNVHAHPTLSEAVKEAVHGLAGHMINF is encoded by the coding sequence GTGAGCACACACTTCGATGTCGTGGTACTGGGCGCGGGCCCGGGTGGGTACGTCGCCGCGATCCGAGCCGCGCAGCTCGGCAAAAAGGTGGCGATCATCGAGAAGCAGTACTGGGGTGGGGTGTGCCTCAACGTGGGCTGCATCCCGTCCAAGGCGCTGCTCCGGAACGCCGAACTGGCCTACATCTTCCAGAACGAGGCCAAGCAGTTCGGCATCACTGTCGACGGCACGGTCTCGGTGGACTTCAAGCCCGCGTTCGACCGGAGCCGCAAGGTCGCCGACGGCCGGGTCAAGGGCGTCCACTTCTTGATGAAGAAGAACAAGATCCAGCAGTTCCACGGCTGGGGAACGTTCACCGACGCGAACACGATCGAGGTCGCGCTCAACGACGGCGGCAGCGAGACGGTCACGTTCGACAACGCGATCATCGCGGCCGGTGCCACCACGCGACTGCTGCCCGGCACGCAGCTGTCCGAGCGGGTCGTCACCTACGAGGAGCAGATCCTCACCGACAACCTGCCGGAGAGCATCGTCATCGCCGGCGCCGGCGCGATCGGCGTCGAGTTCGCGTACGTGATGCGGAACTACGGCGTCGACGTCACGATCGTCGAGTTCCTCGACCGGCTGGTGCCGCTGGAGGACGTCGAGGTCTCCACCGAGCTGGCCAAGCGCTACAAGAAGCTCGGCATCAAGGTGCTCACCTCGACCCGGGTGGAGTCGATCGACGACTCCGGCGAGCGCGTCAAGGTCGTGGTGTCGAAGGACGGGCAGCAGCAGACCCTGGAGACCGACAAGGTGCTCCAGGCGATCGGGTTCTCGCCCCGCACCGAGGGCTACGGCCTGGAGAAGGTCGGCGTGAAGCTGACCGAGCGCGGCGCGATCGACGTCGACGAGTTCTGCCGGACGAACGTCCCGCACGTGTACGCGATCGGTGACGGCACCGCCAAGCTGATGCTGGCGCACGCCGCCGAGGCGATGGGCATCATCGCGGCGGAGACGATCGCCGGCGCCGAGACGATGTCGCTCGACTACGTGATGATCCCGCGGGCCACGTACTGCCAGCCGCAGATCGCCAGCTTCGGCTACACCGAGGCCCAGGCGCGCGAGAAGGGCTACGACGTCCAGGTCGCGAAGTTCCCGTTCACCGCGAACGCCAAGGCGCACGGCCTGGGCGACCCGGGTGGCTTCGTGAAGATCCTGTCCGACGCCAAGTACGGCGAGCTGCTCGGTGCGCACATGATCGGCCCGGACGTGACCGAGCTGCTTCCGGAGCTGACGCTGGCGCAGCAGTGGGATCTGACGGTGCACGAGGTGGCGCGGAACGTCCACGCTCACCCGACGCTGTCCGAGGCGGTCAAGGAGGCCGTCCACGGCCTCGCAGGGCACATGATCAACTTCTGA
- a CDS encoding recombinase family protein, with the protein MATTVVGYLRPPRTGDPNSIADHEALRRYAEHRALELRHVYADAVGPKANRGKRGERTGFAAALADVRERRAEGVLLLDVAHLSWHPDVRDSLAYLVEDAGGRLFVAEESHDPARPGT; encoded by the coding sequence ATGGCAACGACAGTTGTCGGCTACCTACGACCGCCTCGCACGGGCGATCCGAATTCGATCGCGGATCACGAAGCTCTACGACGCTACGCCGAACACCGCGCGCTGGAGCTGCGACACGTCTATGCGGACGCCGTCGGTCCGAAGGCGAACCGGGGTAAGCGCGGAGAGCGAACCGGTTTCGCCGCGGCACTGGCCGACGTGCGGGAACGGCGTGCCGAGGGGGTCCTGCTGCTCGACGTCGCTCATCTGTCCTGGCATCCCGACGTCCGCGACTCGCTGGCCTACCTCGTGGAAGACGCCGGCGGTCGACTGTTCGTCGCCGAGGAATCCCACGACCCAGCCCGACCTGGAACGTGA
- a CDS encoding MarR family winged helix-turn-helix transcriptional regulator — MADELALSTLLLSAASTLVGQIHSGTARRGFDDLRPTHGYVFARLAPDGATVTDIAEHLGVTKQAASQLVEELVGKGYVERRPHPSDARARLIVLTDRGWACTRAADAAATEAVSAWAAVLGPDRIAALVADLRRIAGRGPLRPATW; from the coding sequence ATGGCGGACGAACTCGCGCTCTCGACGCTGCTGCTCAGCGCGGCCAGCACACTCGTCGGGCAAATCCACAGCGGTACGGCCCGGCGCGGCTTCGACGACCTCCGCCCCACACACGGCTACGTCTTCGCCCGCCTCGCCCCGGACGGCGCGACCGTCACCGATATCGCCGAGCACCTGGGCGTCACCAAACAGGCCGCGAGCCAACTCGTCGAGGAACTGGTCGGTAAGGGTTACGTCGAACGGCGTCCGCACCCGTCGGACGCCCGTGCACGCCTCATCGTGCTGACCGACCGGGGGTGGGCCTGTACCCGCGCCGCCGACGCAGCCGCCACCGAGGCCGTCAGCGCCTGGGCAGCCGTGCTGGGGCCGGACCGGATCGCCGCGCTCGTCGCCGACCTCCGCCGGATCGCCGGACGCGGCCCTCTCCGGCCGGCCACCTGGTGA
- a CDS encoding GAF domain-containing protein, translated as MSTLLHHRLADRQRLAALANYELDDPHLKQQLDAIAMRTASHLHLPMAMSTLMLDNAMLIAGSHGVDGWLRGGPGGPAEWAFCAQTVLTCEPYIVSDATTDPMQCTNPVVELDGIRAYAGAPLIAPSGQVLGAHCVLDTAPHVFSEMEIAELREAAEDVVRAFEQHPSRHSADFTPTFFTNG; from the coding sequence ATGAGCACCCTCCTGCACCACCGCCTGGCCGACCGGCAGCGCCTGGCGGCACTGGCGAACTACGAACTCGACGACCCGCACCTCAAACAGCAGCTGGACGCGATCGCGATGCGGACCGCCTCGCACCTGCACCTGCCGATGGCGATGAGCACGCTGATGCTGGACAACGCGATGCTGATCGCTGGCAGCCACGGCGTCGACGGCTGGCTCCGCGGCGGCCCGGGCGGACCCGCGGAGTGGGCGTTCTGCGCTCAGACGGTGCTGACCTGCGAGCCGTACATCGTCTCGGACGCCACCACCGATCCCATGCAGTGCACGAACCCGGTCGTCGAACTCGACGGGATCCGCGCCTACGCCGGTGCGCCGCTGATCGCGCCGTCCGGCCAGGTGCTGGGCGCCCACTGCGTGCTCGACACCGCGCCGCACGTGTTCAGTGAGATGGAGATCGCCGAACTCCGGGAAGCCGCCGAGGACGTCGTGCGGGCGTTCGAGCAGCACCCGAGCCGGCACTCCGCCGACTTCACGCCCACCTTCTTCACCAACGGCTGA
- a CDS encoding STAS domain-containing protein, with protein MERPPTRFDVSTTEGCTVMRVLGDLDSDSAPTLRSMLAKEFDAGRDVIVDLADCPFLDSVGIGVLVYGWKAAETQGARFHLRNIGRYAQRVLDLVGLSDLIPVA; from the coding sequence ATGGAAAGGCCGCCAACGCGCTTCGACGTCAGCACGACCGAAGGCTGCACCGTCATGCGCGTCTTGGGTGACCTCGACTCGGACTCGGCGCCCACGCTCCGATCGATGCTGGCCAAAGAGTTCGACGCTGGGCGCGATGTCATCGTCGACTTGGCCGACTGCCCGTTCCTCGACTCGGTCGGCATCGGTGTGCTGGTCTACGGCTGGAAGGCCGCGGAAACCCAGGGCGCACGCTTCCACCTACGCAACATCGGCCGGTACGCGCAGCGGGTACTGGACTTGGTCGGGCTGAGCGACCTGATCCCGGTGGCGTGA
- a CDS encoding cupin domain-containing protein: MPVLNAASAVTHEVHGSRFTSYVRPAAGSAELCAWRLDVPPGTTGVPHRPSREEVLAILGGAARVTLDGEVRTAVAGDVVLVPAGASFQLDVEGDEPLRAWVTTSVGLTALLEDGSTLTPPWAH, translated from the coding sequence ATGCCCGTTCTGAACGCCGCCTCGGCGGTGACCCACGAGGTGCACGGAAGCCGGTTCACCTCCTACGTGCGACCGGCGGCCGGAAGTGCCGAACTCTGTGCCTGGCGGCTGGACGTGCCGCCCGGCACCACCGGAGTGCCGCACCGGCCGAGCCGGGAGGAGGTGCTGGCGATCCTGGGTGGGGCGGCCCGGGTGACCCTCGACGGCGAGGTGCGTACCGCGGTCGCGGGGGACGTCGTGCTGGTCCCCGCCGGCGCGAGTTTCCAGCTCGACGTCGAGGGTGACGAGCCGCTGCGCGCCTGGGTGACGACGTCGGTCGGCCTCACCGCTCTCCTGGAGGACGGCTCGACGCTGACCCCACCCTGGGCGCACTGA
- a CDS encoding helix-turn-helix transcriptional regulator — protein MSGSPTVRRRRIARELRHLREKAGMTLEQAARQLDMSRSNLSRIETAQIGIKPRDVRAALALYGITGEDSESLIEIARGAQQRGWWQNYADVLPSWFEFYVGLEAEAVKISTYEAEAVPGLLQTESYARAAFRLTAGDDDVDRKVAARLRRQDLLRGDSPAELSVVLNEAVLLRAFGGVTVMREQLLYIVELSALPNVTVQVLPFSVGGHPAMTTPYVILSFPDPDDNSVVYLDNLTVGIALEEPDQVEGYTLVHQKLCGIALSPEQSVLRIREAAGDMS, from the coding sequence GTGTCAGGAAGCCCCACGGTTCGTCGCCGTCGTATCGCCAGAGAGCTGCGCCACCTCCGCGAGAAGGCGGGGATGACGCTCGAACAAGCCGCCCGTCAGCTCGACATGTCACGCAGCAATCTTTCCCGTATAGAGACCGCTCAGATCGGTATCAAGCCCCGAGATGTCCGGGCCGCACTGGCCCTCTACGGCATCACCGGTGAAGATTCCGAATCCCTCATCGAGATTGCCCGCGGCGCCCAACAGCGGGGCTGGTGGCAGAACTACGCCGACGTGCTGCCGTCGTGGTTCGAGTTCTACGTCGGCCTGGAGGCCGAGGCGGTCAAGATCAGCACCTACGAGGCCGAAGCCGTTCCCGGCCTCTTGCAGACCGAGTCCTACGCCCGTGCCGCCTTCCGGCTCACCGCCGGGGACGACGACGTCGACCGTAAGGTCGCGGCCCGCCTGCGCCGTCAGGACCTGTTGAGAGGAGATTCTCCGGCGGAATTGTCCGTCGTCCTGAACGAAGCAGTTTTGTTGCGGGCGTTCGGTGGCGTAACGGTGATGCGTGAGCAGCTTCTGTACATAGTCGAGCTATCAGCGCTACCCAACGTAACCGTTCAAGTCTTGCCATTTTCGGTCGGCGGGCACCCCGCGATGACGACACCCTATGTCATCCTTAGTTTCCCGGATCCTGACGACAATTCTGTCGTCTACCTGGATAACCTCACTGTGGGTATCGCTCTGGAGGAACCGGACCAGGTGGAGGGGTATACCCTCGTGCACCAAAAGCTGTGTGGCATAGCGCTCAGTCCGGAGCAATCCGTACTCCGGATCCGCGAAGCCGCTGGTGACATGTCGTAG
- a CDS encoding ATP-binding protein: MPQQDTITADFPAHLPQPYFRALLENLDAAVVLCDSKGRILLFNRAMARACDRGDAASWEHDSDSRGELRIGADVQRITGCLRNPDGSRVVQGELPLSRALRGERLQGMEIHLGPDGQRPRTYRVHGQPVRDDEGRLLGALLTLHDITERRMAARLGDCELAVSEALTTEASLADAGTGVLAAVGTRLSWPYGELWLADEAESMLYAAARWVAPGHQPSDPLPEPLARGVGLPGEVWATGTPRWYADVTTSGHPSLAATASRYGLRSAVAVPIRTSEQFIGVLTFFGGTVDEPDEALLGLLGGVAAHVGQFLARRRADELALELTRTKDDFLALVGHELRTPLTSIVSHTELLLTDTERITGDNRTLLESVDRNAHALRRIVTDLLDLAGLESGDITLDLVQVDFVDLLDAAVSTLRPMAETNDVTIGVDAPRTLAICADPTRLRQLVDQLLSNAVRYSPDGGDVRVRLQRDSELVSLTISDGGIGIPEAERSRLFERFFRSSAATARGITGTGLGLTLARAITERHAGTIQVRHGHPGTTMAVTLPIRGPEEA; encoded by the coding sequence ATGCCTCAGCAGGACACGATCACCGCAGACTTCCCGGCCCACCTTCCGCAGCCGTACTTCCGCGCGCTACTCGAGAACCTCGACGCTGCCGTCGTGCTGTGCGACTCAAAGGGACGGATCCTGCTGTTCAACCGCGCGATGGCGCGGGCCTGCGACCGCGGCGACGCGGCGAGCTGGGAGCACGACTCCGACAGCCGCGGTGAGCTGCGGATCGGTGCCGACGTCCAACGGATCACCGGCTGCCTGCGCAACCCGGACGGGTCCCGGGTCGTGCAAGGGGAACTCCCGCTCAGCCGGGCCCTGCGCGGCGAGCGGCTGCAGGGCATGGAGATCCACCTCGGCCCGGACGGACAGCGCCCCCGGACCTACCGGGTGCACGGCCAGCCCGTCCGGGACGACGAGGGGCGCCTGCTGGGAGCGCTGCTGACCCTCCACGACATCACCGAGCGCCGGATGGCCGCGCGGCTCGGCGACTGCGAACTCGCGGTCTCGGAAGCACTGACCACCGAGGCGTCGCTCGCCGACGCCGGCACCGGGGTCCTGGCGGCGGTCGGTACTCGGCTGTCCTGGCCGTACGGGGAGCTCTGGCTGGCCGACGAGGCCGAGAGCATGCTGTACGCGGCCGCCCGCTGGGTCGCGCCGGGGCACCAGCCGTCGGATCCGCTGCCCGAGCCGCTGGCCCGTGGCGTCGGGCTGCCCGGTGAGGTCTGGGCGACCGGCACACCACGCTGGTACGCCGACGTCACGACCAGCGGCCACCCCAGCCTCGCCGCAACCGCGAGCCGCTACGGCCTCCGGTCCGCGGTCGCGGTGCCCATCCGGACCTCCGAGCAGTTCATCGGCGTCCTGACCTTCTTCGGCGGCACGGTCGACGAACCGGACGAGGCACTGCTCGGGCTGCTCGGCGGCGTCGCCGCGCACGTCGGGCAGTTCCTGGCCAGACGCCGCGCCGACGAGCTCGCGCTGGAGTTGACCCGAACCAAGGACGACTTCCTCGCACTCGTCGGCCACGAGCTCCGCACGCCGCTGACGTCGATCGTCTCGCACACCGAGCTCCTACTCACCGACACCGAGCGGATCACCGGCGACAACCGGACCCTGCTGGAGTCCGTCGACCGCAACGCGCACGCGCTGCGCCGGATCGTCACCGACCTGCTCGACCTCGCCGGGCTCGAGTCCGGCGACATCACGCTCGACCTGGTGCAGGTCGACTTCGTCGACCTGCTCGACGCAGCGGTGTCCACGCTGCGGCCCATGGCCGAAACGAACGACGTCACGATCGGAGTGGACGCTCCGCGGACGCTGGCGATCTGCGCGGATCCCACACGTCTGCGACAGTTGGTCGATCAGCTGCTCTCGAACGCGGTGCGCTACTCCCCGGACGGTGGTGACGTCCGGGTACGACTGCAGCGGGACAGCGAGCTCGTTTCACTGACGATCTCGGACGGCGGAATCGGGATCCCGGAGGCGGAGCGGTCACGGCTGTTCGAACGCTTTTTCCGGTCGTCCGCCGCCACCGCTCGCGGCATCACCGGCACCGGTCTCGGCCTGACACTGGCCCGTGCGATCACCGAGCGGCACGCCGGCACGATCCAGGTCCGGCACGGTCATCCGGGCACGACGATGGCCGTCACGCTACCGATCCGCGGCCCCGAAGAGGCGTAA
- a CDS encoding OsmC family peroxiredoxin codes for MALTSTATAHWEGSLFEGKGSVNLDSSRVGSFDINWKARSEGQDSTTTPEELLGAAHASCFSMALSNGLAKAGTPPTALNTTADVTFVPGTGITGIALTVRGEVPGISADDFAAAAADAKVNCPVSKALASVEITLDAALV; via the coding sequence ATGGCGCTTACCAGCACCGCGACCGCGCACTGGGAAGGAAGCCTTTTCGAGGGCAAGGGGTCGGTCAACCTCGACTCCTCCCGCGTCGGCTCGTTCGACATCAACTGGAAGGCCCGCTCGGAAGGGCAGGACTCCACGACCACGCCGGAGGAGTTGCTGGGCGCCGCACACGCGTCCTGCTTCTCGATGGCGCTCTCCAACGGGCTGGCCAAGGCCGGCACGCCGCCGACCGCGCTGAACACCACGGCTGACGTGACGTTCGTGCCCGGCACCGGCATCACCGGTATCGCGCTGACCGTGCGTGGCGAGGTTCCCGGCATCTCGGCAGACGACTTCGCGGCCGCCGCGGCTGACGCCAAGGTGAACTGCCCGGTCAGCAAGGCGCTCGCGAGCGTCGAGATCACTCTCGACGCCGCGCTCGTCTGA